Proteins encoded by one window of Sorex araneus isolate mSorAra2 chromosome 3, mSorAra2.pri, whole genome shotgun sequence:
- the RHOV gene encoding rho-related GTP-binding protein RhoV, with protein MPPRELSEAETSPLRAPTPPPRRGSAPPELGIKCVLVGDGAVGKSSLIVSYTCNGYPARYRPTALDTFSVQVLVDGAPVRIELWDTAGQEDFDRLRSLCYPDTDVFLACFSVVQPSSFQNITEKWLPEIRTHNPQAPVLLVGTQADLRDDVNVLIQLDQGGREAPVPQPQAQGLAEKIRACCYLECSALTQKNLKEVFDSAILSAIEHKARLEKKLNAKGVRTLSRCRWKKFFCFV; from the exons ATGCCCCCGCGGGAGCTGAGCGAGGCCGAGACATCCCCGCTGCGGGCCCCGACCCCTCCCCCGCGGCGGGGCAGCGCGCCCCCGGAGCTGGGCATCAAGTGCGTGCTGGTGGGCGACGGCGCGGTGGGCAAGAGCAGCCTCATCGTCAGCTACACCTGCAATGGATACCCCGCGCGCTACCGGCCCACGGCGCTGGACACCTTCTCCG TGCAAGTCCTGGTGGATGGAGCCCCCGTGCGCATTGAGCTCTGGGACACGGCGGGACAG GAGGACTTCGACCGCCTGCGCTCGCTCTGCTACCCCGACACCGACGTCTTCCTGGCTTGCTTTAGCGTGGTCCAGCCCAGCTCCTTCCAGAACATCACGGAGAAATGGCTGCCTGAGATCCGCACGCACAATCCGCAAGCCCCCGTGCTGCTGGTGGGCACCCAGGCCGACCTGAGGGACGATGTCAATGTACTGATTCAGCTGGACCAGGGCGGGCGGGAAGCCCCCGTgcctcagccccaggcccagggcctggCCGAGAAGATCCGGGCCTGCTGCTACCTCGAGTGCTCGGCCTTGACACAGAAGAATTTGAAGGAGGTGTTTGACTCGGCCATCCTCAGTGCCatagagcacaaagccaggctgGAGAAGAAACTGAACGCCAAGGGTGTGCGCACCCTCTCCCGCTGCCGCTGGAAGAAGTTCTTCTGCTTTGTCTGA